In Candidatus Tiamatella incendiivivens, the genomic window TTGTAAACCTTGTTTTCATCGAATTCTAGGAATATAAGACTCCTGTAAAATGGATGCAGTGTTTTCAGCAAGTGGTATAGTTCTTTTACGAAGCTTGTTTTAGATTCAATAGTGTCAGCTATCATTTGTAGACGTGCTAATTCCATTTCTAGTATTGGGAGGTTTCTCCCAACTTTCTCGTACCTTCTCTTCATTCTTGTTAATAGTTCCTTGTATTCAGGTACCTGTATATGTTCTGCTTTCTCTGGAGGTGTAATCGTCTCAAGCCTATTATTCATTTAAGATTCCCAGATGTGTATCGCTAGTATAGTAGTTAAACAGTTTTCTAAGGTTTTTCTCACTTAAATAAAACCGTGATGCAGCTTCCTTTACTGCTCTTGAGAGGGGTTTTCCCCGTTTATTGTATAGATATAATGCGTATGCTAGGCCAAGTCTCACTCTAATACTCCTACCTATAAGTAAAGAATGGTCTTCTAGTTTTCTAAGGTATTCCTCTATGAACGGTTGTTCTTCTTTTAGAAGTTTCCAAGTGTTCAAGGCTACATAAGAGGCAATATGTACCGGTTTGCCATTTTTCCACACCATTCTATTGAATCTCGGTTTGGCATCGCTTTTTTTCATGTTAAACCTGCTCTTTAACCTAGTGGTTTTTCTAGCTTCATTCATTTCGTATTCTGTTATGTTCTCTTCTATAACAGAGCCGCAATCCGCGCATATTATTGTGCCTGTCCAATAGTCTGTAACCAGATTTTTTGAACCGCAGTAGGGGCATTTTGTGACTACCATTAATCATTCCCTGTTGTTCTGTGCTGTCAAACTATAGATGGCTCTATAGGTTATCACATTATCCTAGTTAGAGGGTTCATTGTAACTGTTTCCATGGCTTGTGAGTGTGTTAGGTTTTATAGCCCTCCAGTGACCCGTATTCATTTTGGAGCAGTGGATTGCGGGGGTGCCCGAGCGGCCCAAGGGGGCGGGCTCAAGACCCGTTGGCGTAGGCCAGCGTGGGTTCGAATCCCACCCCCCGCACCATTTAGAGCTGTTTAGGGTGTTTGCTTTGGTTAACTATACGCTTCCAAGCCTGAGCGAGGAGGAAGCCTCGCTTATAGATAGGGAGAACAATGTTCCTTCAAGTATTTTGTCGAGGCTAGAGTTGTCTGGCTTACTAGGCCCTTATACGGGTGTTGAGACCGCTAAGGGGAGAATCGAGTCTGTAAGGGTGTTGGCTAGAGATTCTGTTGGATTGGCGAGTGTTGTACTCATAAATCTGAGCGTTCAGTTCCTATTATATCATGTTGTAGGTTATACTGGGGACGGTTTAGCTATAGAAGTCTTAAGCCGAGGGTTATCTGCTGTTTCCCTGACTGAAAAAGGAGGGGGAAGCGATCTTGCTAGAAATGTAACTGTTAAAGCAGAAGGAGCTGGAGGCAGTTATTGTTTGAATGGTGAGAAAATATTTACGAGCAATGGCTTATATGCGGACTACTTCCTGGTTCTTGCCTTATACAATGGTGAACCTTCACTATTCCTGACGGATGATAAGAGCTCTATAGAGGTGGAGCCGCTTAATCTTTCGTCATTTAGGGGTGCTGGCATTTCTAGAGTACTATATAAATGTGCAAGAGCAGTTAGATTAGGCGAGGGAAAAGCATTGGGAACAGTTCTTCAGGCTATAAATCTAGGTAGACTAGGGTATGCTGCCATAGGTGTAGGAATAGCTGAAGGAGCTCTTTTTGATGCATTTGAATATGCTAAGAGTAGGAGCGCTTTCGGCAAGAGTCTCAAGGATTTTCAGGGCATTCAATGGATGATAGCTGATGCCTACTCGAGGCTTGAGTCTGTAAGGGCGTTATACAAACAGGCAGTGGATCAGCTTCCTAATATAGATCCTGTAGATGCTGCTGTATTGAAGAATGAGGCAGCTCACATAGCACAGAAAGCTGCTTGGATAGATGTGGAGATACATGGTGGAAGGGGACTAGAATTTCACTCTAAGCCTGAGAGACTCTACAGAGATTCGAGGGCGTTAGATATAGGTGAGGGAGCCAGAGAAGTGTTGAGGACGTACATAGCCTCAAGTATTACTAGAAATCCCGGCCTTATCACGAGGTAGTTTGTTGAAAATGCTAAGATACTCTCTTTTCACATCTTCCTTAACCAGATGCAGGTAAACCTGGGTAATCTTGATATCACTATGCCCGAGAATCCTCTGTAGTGCAGGTAAACTCATTCCCCTTCTAAGAGCCTCTGTAGCAAAAGTATGCCTTAGCACATGAGGCCTAACCTTCTCAACGGGAAGCCCAGCGTCTCTAGCGAGTCTCTTGAGCCTCTTGTATAATGCTTGGTATGATAATTGGATAATTTTTTCCTCGGAACTAAGCCTCTTTAAGTCTATATACTCTTGGAGAACACTTCCACTCTCCTCCCCCAAGAACACTATCCTCTCTTTTCCGTACTTAGCGTTCCGAACTACAATTTCTCCAGAATCAAAGTCTATATCTTCGACTTTCAATCCTAGAAGCTCACTGCTACGTAAACCTGTTTCAGCTAGCAATAAAACAATGACTCTATCAAGCAAATCTCTAGAAGCTCTAAGTAATCTAACAATGTCATCCCACCTTAAAACATCGCTAATGCCGTTCATAGGCCTTGGAACTCTAGGTGCACGGAGCTTAATTCCACACCAGGAGAGGAATCTCCTGACAAACATGTAATAATAGTGAAGTGTGACAATGGCACTTTTGCCTTTTGACTTACTCCTGGAAAATCCATTTCTCCTCCGAGCAACAAGCCAATCTCTAAGCCTCTTAGCAGCATCGGAGCATTTCACATCCTCACCTACAAACCTGGCGAAATCGAGTAAAGCTGCCCTATAAACTTTGAGGGTTCTTTTACTAGCACCAGCTAACTCTAGTGCCAATAGATATTCGTCTATGGCTTTTCTAACTCCTAGATCCTCGACTTCGGGAGGAGCCTCTCCAGGGTCAAGTCTACTCGGCAAAATTAAACCCTAAGAGGAGATTCATCCATAACAACGATTAATCATTACAACAAGGTAATACAAAGATGAAGCGCCGTT contains:
- a CDS encoding tyrosine-type recombinase/integrase, translating into MPSRLDPGEAPPEVEDLGVRKAIDEYLLALELAGASKRTLKVYRAALLDFARFVGEDVKCSDAAKRLRDWLVARRRNGFSRSKSKGKSAIVTLHYYYMFVRRFLSWCGIKLRAPRVPRPMNGISDVLRWDDIVRLLRASRDLLDRVIVLLLAETGLRSSELLGLKVEDIDFDSGEIVVRNAKYGKERIVFLGEESGSVLQEYIDLKRLSSEEKIIQLSYQALYKRLKRLARDAGLPVEKVRPHVLRHTFATEALRRGMSLPALQRILGHSDIKITQVYLHLVKEDVKREYLSIFNKLPRDKAGISSNT
- a CDS encoding acyl-CoA/acyl-ACP dehydrogenase → MVNYTLPSLSEEEASLIDRENNVPSSILSRLELSGLLGPYTGVETAKGRIESVRVLARDSVGLASVVLINLSVQFLLYHVVGYTGDGLAIEVLSRGLSAVSLTEKGGGSDLARNVTVKAEGAGGSYCLNGEKIFTSNGLYADYFLVLALYNGEPSLFLTDDKSSIEVEPLNLSSFRGAGISRVLYKCARAVRLGEGKALGTVLQAINLGRLGYAAIGVGIAEGALFDAFEYAKSRSAFGKSLKDFQGIQWMIADAYSRLESVRALYKQAVDQLPNIDPVDAAVLKNEAAHIAQKAAWIDVEIHGGRGLEFHSKPERLYRDSRALDIGEGAREVLRTYIASSITRNPGLITR
- a CDS encoding TFIIB-type zinc ribbon-containing protein, coding for MVVTKCPYCGSKNLVTDYWTGTIICADCGSVIEENITEYEMNEARKTTRLKSRFNMKKSDAKPRFNRMVWKNGKPVHIASYVALNTWKLLKEEQPFIEEYLRKLEDHSLLIGRSIRVRLGLAYALYLYNKRGKPLSRAVKEAASRFYLSEKNLRKLFNYYTSDTHLGILNE